Genomic segment of Panicum virgatum strain AP13 chromosome 9N, P.virgatum_v5, whole genome shotgun sequence:
ccataCTTATAAGTCACTACAACCAAACCAAAAGGGTTTAATAAATAAGTCACTGACTTACCAAACCAAAGGGGTTTAATAAATAAGTCACTGACTTAATAAGTTAGTTGACTTATTGGAACCAAACATGATCTAATAGGCTTCTGATTAGCCTTGCTGGGTATTCTCGTTTTAGTACAACAACGATCGCTGTAAAACGAGGCGTCAGCATGTGGGTTCTAGGTTCGCGGAGAAAATGGAAAATGCTCGTGAAATcgacaaaaaggaaaaaaaaacgatGTGCTGTGTCCAGCAGTTGAGATGTTGAAAAGTTTTACTTTTCCGGTCCGTTGCATAATGAGACACATACACTACTCCGTTATATACTACGTAAGGCGCAAAACAACGAGTCCTCAACTAACCCATTCCTGTCTTTTGGGCTTGCGGAAAGTATCTGGGACCAAGCATGTCACCGGCCGACGGGCCTGGGCTGCTAACTTCAACCGAGCGAGGCCTTAGGCGCCTTAGGCCTCGCATAGAATTTCTGGCCTTCTGGATCCCGCACTCAATTTGGGCCGACCTGagttctctctctctatatagttatgttcttgttcttcttcgaTTGATGTTAGCAGCGGAACTGAGCGGGCTGGCAGGGCCCTCCTCCTgatagaaaaatcaaggcatatTATATAATTTGTTGATGTAATTAGATTAAGTTTATGTagaaaattaatgcaaaattaaaAGAAGGACTGATTTTTCTTTGGCCGAATAGCCTATTTCGTCCTCGAACTTTTAGTTGAGGGTCAACACCATCTCTAAAGTTTCAGAATGACTGTGTCAATCCTCAAGCATTTTCATGCAGCTCTTGTTCTTCGTTCTACGTGTCTTGCCACGTTAGCATACCATATCGGCACCCAAGTATTCATGTTTTTTAGCAGCAACATATATTGGTTTACATATACTTAAAGATGAtacaacaaaattttagattgtGTCTAAATGAAATTTTCACAAAAAGTATTTTTATGCGTATAATAAATATATTCAAATCAACTCCTTCCTTAAAGATTGtacattattttattttcatcAAGGTGAACCTTTCATAATATTGATGTTTTTTATGAACCATAGATGCCACGTAGCAAGAAGGATCATTATGGATATTTAAAGAATCACAGATCGAGATCGTTTTTGCTTAACCAAAGAAGGACCCTTCTTTTTACTAATAatacaacaaaacaaaaaatggATCTCGATCATAAAGGGATAGGTCTCATTTTCTATACAGTGTTTTACCGCTTTTGTCACCATGAAAGTAGTTGAACGTGTTCAACCCAGGAAAATATACTTCTCAAATAAAACCAACATTTCAAAGTTGACGTTCCTCCTCTTTGATTGCATAAAGCCATCTGGAGCATATCACCTTCTTTCTCCTATGTTGAACTGGCAgcactacttaggtgagttggcaaggaaACCATGCGCTAGGCAAGAGGTCTTGGAATCGAATCCCGtggtgtgcaaaaaaaattttaacgtaaggcaccttttgtcccggttctgccaccaggcttttgtcccggaagcCTTGTCCCGGTTTCAAAATCAGGACAAAAGccagtttggaaccgggacaagaaccgggacaaaagcaaATTTTTTAACGTcaggcaccttttgtcccggttctgccaccaggcttccgggacaaaagccagtttggaaccgggacaagaactgggacaaaaggcagtttggaaccgggacaaaaggctgaaTCTGTAGTAGTGAGCCAGTAGTCAATCCGGCGCACGTCCAGATAAATTGATGTGCGCGATTCCATGCTAGCTTCCGTTCTGGCTGGGTCAACCCGAGTTTCCGCTGCCCGTTTCCCGGGTGGTGCTTCTTCGTGCTAGCTATACTCCGTAGTTGCTTCCGTTCAGTTTGCCGGTGGACGAGAAATGTGTTTGAACGACGACCAGCAGCTGATGAGCAAGTGCCAGTCTTATCACTGATCAGCACGTTCGACAGTCAGCCGAGGAACGCGAGGGCGGACGCCACGGCATATGTCAGGCGTGAGGAAAAAGGAGGCAGCATCACGTTCTCCATCTCCTGCTTGCTTGTAGTTGCAGCACATCGTTATTTGCAATTTGCAAATGGTGGCAAAGATGGAGGAGGCTGCACAGCACTGCGAGATCGCAACGCAACCGTACGTGCAGCCGGTGGGAGATCACTACTGCTGCACAGCACAGCACATACATCGATCATATCCATGCATGCACAACGTACGCCGCGTTCCGCTGGGCGCATACCGTACGTCTACGCTACGCATTTTCGGCTTATCGCcgccgatcgatcgatcgatcgactaTTCGACTACGATCCGCATGGATAACGAAAATAAAAGCGCCCGCCACCGGAGTATCTGGGATCAACATGCTGGCCCAATCTTGAGTGCAATTCCTTGCCTTTTCCCATGTTGCAAAATGCTAGAATTGAATGTTAAATAATGAAACAATCCTGATCGCCCTGATCGGGTACAGATCCAAGTTGACGAGATGCGTGCGAGTCCTCTCAATTATGATCCGGCGTCCGGCGATAAACTAATAATCGAGagatatatataatcataaaaTACATATGGTGGCCGATGAGCCGAACACGCACACTCAAGAATTGAGGGTCCTCGGATGAGAAATCAGCTGCTGCGCAGGTTGTGCCTCGCATGGCCTGCGCAGTGCACAGCGGCTTCTCCATTCacacttgcatgcatgcatgtggaaGTTGTAACTACCATAGCACTTTGAGACATACATATACACCGAAACGTGTATCAAACCATCAACCGAAACGTGTTTATGGACAAATAAGTATAGTCTCTTTTTTATAAAGACAAACGAGCTAGTTCATTGTATTTGtctaactaggcgtatagcccgcgcatttgcgcggctagtattgacaATTTAAAAATTTGCacgtcgttgtatccttacttaaagattatactattttttaccatacatcaccctgttcattatcgtaaattatgtctattgttggttaaaacaattcaaatatgatctgatctacctataataccaatttgatttgttgagctttaataatattatgcatataattattatatatttttgttttattttgattgattgttgttagctttagattttattaatagtatatgtttgtaactgatacatagctaaatggaatttatatttaatttttcataattgcattagtgggtgatttttaattaggcacaggagtattttaggctaatgtTTATCATAATGCAGTGGTgggtattttttattttttttatttttctccgattaacgtgcgaatttctaggccttgagaacgaacgtggaggctccatttgttggccaaataataagataatagattagcCTATAACAATAGAACAATAGTAGACCGTAACGATCGATTTGCTGCATGATTGCTTCCAATGATACGGAGATTACTGTCTGGGTGTATCCATCTGATCCACCAGATCACCACCAGCCGTCTGGTTTTCAGTTGATTGTGCTCCAACGAATACGATTTACTAGCCCAGCACTTCTAGATGTGCCAATATAAATACTATAATCCAACCGATCTGCATCAGTTTTGGATCGGACAGTCAGTTAATTTGGCCATACTTTATTTGCATCCCGATGCGTGCCATAGTCAAGGTCAACTGCTCGTTGCCTCCTACTATCAGTGTAGGGCCCACCTTCACCGATACGTGGTCCCGGCCGTTGTTGTTGGATCCCGACCCGACGACGCTTCGCATTTCTCCGACGAGATCGATCAGTTGGGAACCATCGGCTGGCGCGGGGCCCCGCCGCACCGGCGTACGGTAGGGGAGCCGCCCAGCGTACGATCATGTGGGTAATGCCAAGAAACGCATTTATTTTGTAATGGCAGACTGGCACGCGGACCGAGTACTCGGTTTCCACCATGATTACCTCTCCATGAATAGATACGGTGGCCATGTGACCCTCTACATCTAATGATCTACTAATAGCCTCGGCACGACCGATACATGTGGCGACGACTACTACCGATGCCCAACTGCATGCTCAAACTCCTCTGCCTCGGCTATAAGAACACCGGAAGTCTCGACCCTTTCCATCACCACCAAACAGGGAAACACAAAgcacatcctgaaatccaacaAGTACATACCAGTAGCTTAGTAGAAGCTGATAGATCATCGATATAATGGCCGCCGCCCAGGCAGCTGCTGCACTCGCCGTTGTTGGGTTCCTCGCCGTGCTGGTCGCGCATGGCGGCGTTCGAGCACAGCCGGCGAACgacacctccgccgccgtccgccaactcctCGGCTACGGCGACGGCTGGCTCCCGGCCAAGGCCACCTGGTACGGCTCGCCCAACGGCGCCGGCCCCGACGACAACGGTATGTACGCGTTGCTCTCTGTTTCTGTCGTGTTAACAAGCTGGTTTGTGGTTTCGCATGCATGCCATCCGAGCAGCAATGCCGTGCCTGACATTGTCTTATGCGTCCGGTTCTGCAGGTGGCGCGTGTGGCTTCAAGGGCACCAACCAGTACCCGTTCATGTCCATGACGTCGTGCGGCAACGAGCCCCTGTTccaggacggacagggctgtggCGCGTGCTACGAGGTAATTACGGTTAAATTACCAGTCCACTTGTCCGGAGCATTTAATTCTGATCATCAAAAGTACAGTACTCTTCCTCGAAGTTGACAATTCTGCATTGTTACTTGAATTCGTGAGGTCAAACTCAACATGAAGCATAACGCATCTTTTCACGTTCTGCTTAAACTTCAGATAAAGTGCACCAGTAACGACAACCCCGCTTGCTCCGGCCAGCCCGAGAGGGTGATGATCACGGACATGAACTACTACCCGGTGGCCAGGTACCACTTCGACCTCAGCGGCACGGCCTTCGGCGCCCTTGCAATGCCGGGCCTCAACGACAGGCTCCGCCATGCCGGCATCATCGACATCCAGTTCAGTAGGGTGCCCTGCGACAACCGGGGGCTCACCGTCAACTTCCACGTGGAGGACGGCTCCAACCCTGTCTACCTCGCCGTGCTGGTCCAGTACGCAAACAATGCGGGAACCGTGCTGCAGATGGACCTCCTCGAGTCCGGCTCGAGCTACTGGACACCGATGCGCCGCTCCTGGGGCTCCGTCTGGCGCCTCGACTCCAACCATCAGTTGCGGGCGCCCTTCTCGCTGCGCATCCGCGGCGAGTCTGGCCAGACTTTGATGGCCTACAACGTCATCCCGGCCAACTGGAGGCCCAACACTGACTACCGCTCCTACGTCCAGTTTACCTAAGCGACCCATCACTTCTAAACATATCTACGGTTCGGTTGTTGATTTGTTTGGAATCGTGTCATTGCAAATTCGTTTTGCAATGGGTTTGAAGATTTTCAGTGACATGTTGTCTTTTGTGTGTGTGCACTTGCATTGGGTCGCGTGTGAAATGGAGGAGGCAGAGTGTTTTATTCATGTATGCTCTCCTGTCCACCGACGAAAGTGTATACATGCAGTATGTGCTTGATGAATAGAGAGATACAGTGTGTAACCAATAATTCGCGGGATATGCCTCGTCAACGGATTATTATTGTTAACTACTTTATCGATCACATATTTCTTATTATTCTAGTCCATGCGGATTCAGGCCACAATATAGGATATTGTGAGCTATTTGGTCTACCCTCGATTCCTCTGCCTTTTCCGTAGTGCCGCTCACAATGCATTTAAGAGGCTAGAGGATAGAGACCTATTTATAGACTCAACTTCCAGGTGTCacaaatatattatatatatatattcttccACCTGTGTTCCGAAAAACCGTGTGACTCCTGAACCATGTCACCAACCACGATCAGACATGCCAATTTTACGAGTCTTAAATATAATAGTCCCAAGCACACATGCGTGAGTCATGTGCCATGATCAGTTGTATATATATGAGATCAATTCCAATCTGATCATGTGGGCTAACAGCCTGCAGAGCCGATCCTGCAAAACGAACCCAGCAATTCCATCGTGCTGTACCCGGGTCAAACACGTACGTACTTAATAAATATTTCAGTAGAGTTGATCTCAATTAATTCCTCTACTGTATTCCAGCACAGATGTCCTCGGCGCCTCGAGTACAAATTCCACGAGTTAAATTCCACATCAATAATTCCTATCACATGCATCAatgaataattccacattgaggTAGACAATATccataatataaataatatgaaTAAATGTTGTAAGCCACATATAAGAAAATCCAACATCTCCCACTTGGCTAAAACATTTCAATCAATAAACCGAAGTCCCATGTCTCTAACATGCTTAGAAAATAATTCCTGACTAAGTGGCTTAGTCGGTGGATCCGCAACCATACTAGTACTAGGCAAATAAACCAAACGAACAATCTTCAGCCTATTTATTACACCACGAATATAATGATACCTTCCCTCAATGTGTTTACTTTTGCTATGAAACTTTGGATCTTTGGAGACCTTGATCGCTGCCATATTATCACAAAAAATAGTGACAGGTTGTGATGCACTTTCCACGACCTTCAGTGATACAAGAAATTCCCTTAGCCATACTCCTTCCTTTGCTGCTTCAGATGCAGCAATATATTCAGCTTCCATGGATGAAAGAGCAACTGAATTCTGCTTCCTGCTACACCAAGAAATAGCACCTCCTGCCAAAGTGAATATATAACCTGACGTAGATTTCCGGTCATCCAAATCCCCTTGCCAATCAGCATCAGTATAACCCTGCAGCTGAAGATTATGACTGTTAAAACACAATGAATAATCCAAGATTCCTTTAATATAACGCAACACATGCTTAATTTGTTTTTAGTGCTCTTCCCCAGGATTCTTTTGATATATACTTAGAATTCCAATAGCACCGCTAAGGTCTGGTCGTGTGAATAACATAGCATACATAAGACATCCCAAAGTTGAAGAGTAAGGAATGCCTTTCATACTTTCTTTTTCCTCAGGAGTGCATGGACATAATTCCTCACTGAGTCTAGTTCCCTTTACCAAAGGAACATTAACAGGTTTACAATGTTCCATAGATAATCGTTTTAGAACGCTTTGAAGGTAAGTCTTTTGGGACAAACCAAGAAGTTGTTTATTCCGATCTCTATGTATTTCTACTCCCAAAACATAGGAAGCTTCCTCCatatctttcatatcaaatttAGAAGATAACCAAGCTTTAACTTCCACCAATGTAACTTTATCATTAGAAGCAATAaggatatcatcaacatataatGACAGTAACACAAAATTACTACCAATGACTTTAGTATATATGCAATGATCACCTTCCGTCATTGAGAACCCATATGACGTGATAGCATTATCAAAAAGAATATACCATTGGCGTGAAGCTTGTTTAAGACCATAAATAGATCTATTTAACTTACAAaccatcttttcttttcctttttctcgaAAACCTTCCGGCTATAATATATAAATTTCCTCCTCCAAATGGCCATTAAGAAAAgcagttttgacatccatttgatgGAGTTCAAGATAATAATAAGCCATCAAAGCACTAATAATACGAATAGAAGTAAATTTTGCAACAGGAGAAAAAGTTTCCACAAAGTCAACGCCTTCCCTTTGTGTAAAGCCTTTAGCAACAAGCCTAGCCTTATATTTTTCTACTTGGCCGGCTGCTTTAagttttcttttgaaaatccaTTTGCAACCTATGGGTTTGAGGTTGTTTGGTAAATAAACAAGTTCCCAAACATTATTCTTCCTCATTGAGTTTAATTCTTCCCGCATAGCTTCCACTCATAGCTTTGACTGAGCACAATTAGTGGCTTCTTTATAGCTCTTTGGATCTTCCtctaaatctgaaattttagAATGCACTTCCCCCAGAAACACATAATAATCATCTAAATATGATGGAGCATGTGTATTCCTCCCACTTCTCCTAACTGTATTAGTGTTGGGAGTTTGGTCTGTGTTAATTTTTGGAGTAAAAACTTCCTCATTATGTGAGTTAATTCCAGATGTATCCATTTATAATTCATTTGGAGTTGCCAATAATTCTACCCTTGCCCTCTTAGCATGGCGAGGGGTGTGTTGATCTAAAAATACAACATCTCTACTTTCCACCAGTTTATCATTCCGAGGATCATAAAATCGGTACCCTTTAGATTGTGAAGAATAACCAATAAAAATTCCTGGTGTACTTTTAAACTGCAATTTAGTACGATATGGGTTTGGCACTCTAATTTGAGCATTGCAACCCCAAACAGCTAGATGACAAAGTGAGGGTTTTCTTCCGGTCCATAACTCATAAGAAGTGACTGAGACAGCTTTAGATGGTGAATGATTCAATAAATAAACAGCAGTATGTAGAGCTTCACCCCAAAAAGACAAAGGTAAATCAGAATAAGCCAGTATGGATCAAACCATATCCATAAGAGTTCTATTCCTCCGCTCAGCCACACCATTTTGTTGCGGAGTGTATGGCATAGTATAATGATGAATAATTACATGCTCCTTACAAAAATCGTTTAATATTCCTGAAGTGTATTCTCCCCCACGATCAGTTCTTAAAACTTTAATAGTTTTATTCAACTGAATTTCCACTTCAGTTTTAAATATCTTAAATGCATCAAAACCTTCCGACTTGTGTTTAAAAAGATAGACATAACCGTatctagaataatcatcaatGAATGTGATAAAATAAACGTTTTGACCTCTAGTAGGAGTTGACATCTCACCACAAATATCAGAGTGAATAATAGCAAGAGGCTCTATAGATCTTTCCGCCTTTGGAAAAGGCGCACGAGTCATTTTACCCATTATACATGCTTCACATGTTCCAAAATCCTCCCACTTAATATTTAGAATTCTAGAATTAATAAGCCTCTTAATTCTATTTTTAGATATATGACCAAGTCGTAAATGCCATAAATAAGATTCTAAGCATGTGTTCGTATCATTAGAATTCCTCACTATGGAGTTATCCTCACCAACTAAGCAATCAGTAGTATCATATTCCAATATATCATCAAAAAAATAAAGGCCATCATTACGAACACCAGTATGCACTAATTTTCTATTGAATAATATTTTAACCCTTCCCTTTCAAAATAGTATATCATAACCAATAGATTCCAACTGAGAAATAGATATTAAATTCCTTCTCATGCTAGGTGAATATAATGTATCCTTCAACAATAATTTTCCTCCCCCAGGGAGTTTGAAGATATAATTTCCAATTCCAAGTATATCAGCTTTAGCATTAGTGCCTAAGTAGACATATCTATTGCCCCTTGGAATTGTTTGCATGGAAGTAAAACATTTATTATCTCTAACAATATGTGATGTAGAACCAGAATCGACAACCCAGCTATTTGGAAAAGTGGTAGTAAATAAAGATTCAGTGCATACGAAAATGTGATGCATACTTTCCCCCGAAGGGTTGCCTTTAGGATCATCTTGATTATTGTCCTGCTTCTTTTTATCATTAaatttcctcttcttcctgCAGTCAGCTCTGAAATGCCCATACAAGCTACAGTTGTGACAAGTGAAGTTCTTCTTGTTTTTGTCACCCCCTTGAGATGAGTCATAATTTCCATGGTCATCACGGCTTGTCTCTCAGATCCCCTGTAGACTTCCTCTTTTGCCAATTCCTTTTGTTTCCATTGTATCTTTCCTCTCCAAGGTGCAACTCAGAATTGTTTGAGTTTCTTTCCTTTCCCTGGGAGAGTTTTCTGTCTTCTTCCATAAGCAAGTGatgtgtaacatcccagttttcatcacgattaagggggagtgttgaaatttataatgcaaacttctagaaggttctataaaaataaggataaaccatggcataattttgttcaccatgacaaggttctagaatgttccacaagaatcataagaagacaagaagcttggatattttcttgtcatggtaaaatttagaattttctagaattagatatttatagggaacttagatatttgtagggaacttcgtAGAGTGTGacaagtgtcactcatccaagagggtatgggtgcctatataaggagggtgccaccccttgccatgccatactactccactccatcccacacacatccaagggcatggtagaagtgagtatagatagagtgtgctaggtgtgtgttcctttgttgcttcaataaggtaagcatctttataagtgttagtctcccggttaaatttaagtacttagtgtataagttgtgatccatcgaaggttggctctgccacccgggatcacaaaagggtctgtgcttcatcgaaggttggctctgccacccggaagccagcttcatctgttggtaggctctgcctcccggaagcaaaaggcggctctgccgtcaaaaggacccggtacactaagtaactagaagctgatcGACTCtaaagtgagttggtgtagatcctcaacttagtagggctgcctcaatttccaacaatcactaaaataaaacttatgttgcaattaaactagtaacgttatacgaggtattacataactactaggtaaactattttTACTCTTGCCTTGcattagtacattcgttccctccagtaaccagcatacgcatgcttgcacctacgacaaaaatcatctcgcctctttccataaaagcctctcaagtcaccgtaccatgccataattcccagacaatcatgacagcgcctacctcctttgccataacttcatcatcccctggaagccacagagtacccacaaCAATGACCTTGAAATGATCtgtcatggcagcacccacctcgccaTAAATCGGGGTCGTCgcgcacagtgccggccgagataTTTTCTCCGCCGCACGAACCACCTCACCTATTCTATAAAAGAAACCGACGCCCCCTCCCTGCCGTCCTCACCCgtgctcgctctcgctcgcgcacgcgcgacacgccggccccacgacgggaccacgcactgccgccggcaccacgccgtgccgcccactcccgcgtccccacctcgcccacgccgctgcagcgtcctcgccggctttgccgcctcgacgctcgcgccttcagcgcTGCCACTATTCGCATTGACGGCGAGCtaccgcagcccacgccgtcgcccgtccTTGCGCAACGCCACTGCTTCTCTCCTCGTCTATAAAAAGAgcgaggccgtgacgagccccgtcaccagccaaGCACACCAAGCTGCTTCGCTCCGtcagctgaaccactcctcccgagcccagctcactcacgaaacgaagctccaacaattgatcctcttcctcgagctgttccgcgccaaggtgagatggcaggcagctcccccaaccattaactccactaataaaggcccaaaacacccccaggctgtgagcacttaatccaaatcattctactaatcaatactgtaaactcaatatctccttcatatcaactccttttcatgtaactctttttcctaaactctcctcaaatcatatactatctattcctcctactttcatctccatttgagcttattttattgcttgcttgtgtttgtttgccggttgtgccgttctcgcccgtagatcacggagtgaccgaggaggagcctgccaaggagctAGAAGACCtgtaccacgagcaggaagccgccgccgacgatgcgtacgcaagcgaaggcaagtttcatcgacccctacgtgagcggttgcatccatgtgaggacggttagctgtagcctgggtctaggatcgattacatatatcagtacttgagtgattgactgtgctcatgcatgcatctgagtagtcatgcatatccagaacTGAGAATAAgatacgaagggatctggctaagaccagggcagctgggtatgctagagccggcgctaccgtggtggtagactggcaggtgagtgctatcgtggtggtaggctcgagttgacatgttgagggatggttgctgccctggtgaaccataaggaccgagttgttttgacatctcacctagcttactttagtacgaccacaggttccggtatgggccggacttagcctaatcccactggttagcctgacggtcgcagggatggtttacgggtatagaccattggggtcagggcccgagggtttgtgcggccgggctggggcgtgaccacggctgggtgtcggctatgtcggttgtccgttcggacagccgagcgtgtgggtacagtgtacgacctctgcagagtgtataatccattcgaatggtccgtgtccatggtatggacaggctacggtgtggtcctgacaactaatgagctacctattgtgggtTGTGTTGGGAAGgggttgcataccattagttgcattgctaatgcattgtgctcaatgtgcgtcgtgcatgtcatttcccctcccgtatggtgaggtggagcttgctgagtacttttgtactc
This window contains:
- the LOC120690513 gene encoding expansin-B2-like, with protein sequence MAAAQAAAALAVVGFLAVLVAHGGVRAQPANDTSAAVRQLLGYGDGWLPAKATWYGSPNGAGPDDNGGACGFKGTNQYPFMSMTSCGNEPLFQDGQGCGACYEIKCTSNDNPACSGQPERVMITDMNYYPVARYHFDLSGTAFGALAMPGLNDRLRHAGIIDIQFSRVPCDNRGLTVNFHVEDGSNPVYLAVLVQYANNAGTVLQMDLLESGSSYWTPMRRSWGSVWRLDSNHQLRAPFSLRIRGESGQTLMAYNVIPANWRPNTDYRSYVQFT